In Alteromonas mediterranea DE, a single genomic region encodes these proteins:
- a CDS encoding TolC family protein: protein MKFIKTVLSKVVIGTAGAVLAHGAFAQTSGEGSASASLESYVRKVVNQNPEVQASWRQLQVAMSDVDIARGGFRPQVDVLATSAYTDRNYGLDREYMGHTAEIALTQMLYDGFLTSSEVKRFKQAQVVRYFELLGEVEQKSLDTALAYMDVQLFRELLRLAEENLITHVDVFKQIEESVEVGLGRRADLEQISG, encoded by the coding sequence ATGAAGTTTATTAAAACAGTGCTTTCTAAAGTTGTAATAGGAACAGCTGGCGCTGTATTGGCTCACGGCGCTTTTGCTCAAACTAGTGGTGAGGGAAGTGCCTCAGCGAGTCTAGAGAGTTACGTTCGTAAGGTTGTTAATCAAAACCCTGAAGTGCAAGCCAGCTGGCGTCAGCTTCAAGTTGCAATGTCAGATGTTGATATCGCTCGCGGAGGCTTTAGGCCCCAGGTAGACGTATTGGCGACGAGTGCCTACACAGATAGAAATTATGGTTTAGACCGAGAGTACATGGGGCACACAGCTGAAATCGCCCTAACCCAAATGCTTTATGACGGGTTTTTAACAAGTAGCGAAGTTAAGCGGTTCAAACAAGCGCAAGTGGTAAGGTACTTTGAATTACTGGGCGAGGTGGAGCAAAAATCGCTTGATACTGCGCTTGCTTACATGGACGTACAGCTGTTTAGAGAATTATTAAGACTGGCCGAAGAAAACCTTATTACTCACGTTGATGTTTTCAAACAGATTGAAGAAAGCGTTGAAGTGGGGCTTGGGCGACGGGCCGACCTAGAGCAAATCAGTGGGTGA